Below is a genomic region from Erigeron canadensis isolate Cc75 chromosome 7, C_canadensis_v1, whole genome shotgun sequence.
AAAGGAAACTTCAGAGATATCATATCCCATAGTCATAAATCGATCTGCTTGTGAATAATTAAGGTTCTTATGCTGATGATGCACATTGAACGTACCCTACATGTTATTTCAAAAAGACAGTCgacaatttaattaattagatcgAAACACCACATGATATACATATGTTGTTATGCATGTGCAGCTCAATCTAGAAATTAAACCATTACAATATTGTAGTGCAGTATAAACAGAAAACAATGAATTCAATTCACCACCACGTACCATTACATTTTATCTTATTTACATTaagtcctatatatatatatagaaattcaTTTAAGCATACGACGTACTTTAGCTAGCTAGAGCAAATAAGCACAAGCTAGTACCGCATATTATCAACTCCACTGACGTGGAAAacctctctctctatatatatatatatagttctcaTGTTGCTAGCTAggtatatgtgtatatagatAGAGATGAAACAAATACTAATAATACGGAGTACGTAATAATTATAGGGTTTTGAGACAATGGAATCACAAGAGGGTTTGAGGCAACAATTCCCGTTCTATAACGAGTTGCAAGCCATCTTTACGGGGAGAATGCAAAGAATGCTATGGTTGGAAGCAGAGAGTGGCGGATCGTCAAAGAAGCATCATCTGTCTACTTCGGATGATGAAGAGGATGAACATGATCATGAGAGTGACGTGGacaagaataataataagaagaaaaagaataagaTGGTAACGAGCAGCAACAAAGCAGGGATAATGGAGGATAGTAGTGTTAATAACCTGAAAGAAATTCTGGAGGACTTCATGAAGCAACAAATGCAAATGGAAACGCGATGGATGAAGGCGTACGAGGCCATACAAGAGGAGAGGAGGATCAAGGAGATGGAATGGAGGCAAACGATGGAAGCGCTGCAGAATGAGAGGATTATGTTCGATCAAAGCTGGCGAGAGAGGGAAGAACAGAGACGGATCAGAGAGGAATCCAGATCCGAGAAACGAGATGCCCTTATAACTGCTCTGTTAAACAAGCTCAATCGAGAAGCACAttaattcatttaatttaactatTATAGCTCGCTTAATTAATTGGTGCTTCAAAttcgttttttgttttattgagtatttaattaattagctagCTAGGAATTGAAGGGCTTAATTAGTCGAAGACCAACACATCTTGTTATTAGGCCGGCGTGTTGTACTAATTAGCTTGTGCAATAGTCGATTTTGAAGAGATGTGCAAAGTTTTGCTTGCTGATCGatttgatttcatatatatatatatatatatagagagagagagagagagagagagtgatgggaatataagactgttatgtacctaagcttagatgtcggacactcattaattttttaaaccataaaaataatgGGGCCCCtgacatttattaattaaacaataaataatgaaatattagtatgtgaggggttccgcACCTAAgcttacacacacatatatagggaaaagtgaaggtggtgctgtTATGCACCTAAATTGAGTGAAATCTCTCtcataaactaattttttaatatttaatgtataatgaattaataattggcccccatgttttttatggattaaaaaaatcaacatgTGAGAgagatttcacccaacttaggtacataacagcaccaccttcacctctctctctctctctctatatatatatatatatatacagggaaaagtgagtatgaggttgttccccatctaagcttagatggggaacccctcacatacaaatatttaatatttgtttgaattttaaataaatacatggtcctgcatgatttttatgattataaaaccaaatgtgaAAGGTTCTCcatttaagcttagatggggaaaaCCTTATActcacttcccccatatatatatttgtccaTTCAATCTAATTCATatccattatatattatatatagatagatagatgttgtagttatatatatatatatatatatatatatatatatatatatatatatatagggaaaagtgagtatggggaacccctcacacacaaatattttaataatatttgtattttaaataaatgatggggttcccatgatatttatggattaaaaaaccaaattgtGAGGGGTtctccatctaagcttagatgggggacaaccccatactcacttcctatatatatatatatatatatatatatgggaaaagtgaatataaggcaTTAAGGCTGTCTGGTAGCTAAACTTATGTGTGAAACTTctcacatataaattttttaatattttttattaataaataaatatttaggtCCCAtaaattttatagattaaaaaaaaatatgttagtaTTCTACCCCtaagattaagtatctaacaacCTTATATCAGCATCCTCTGTATATTGGTGTAATATGTGATCATGTCTAAGGAGAATCTCAATCCTTGGATGTCAAATCTACTCGTTTTGCTATATACTATTCACACGGTTATGCAATGACAAATAGTGTACatagataaaattaaaatatatgaaatgaagTCCTGTGACAATGCCTTGAATAGTAAAAGTTGTAGAGTTTTATATAACATCGACATCTAAAATGTTTTAATCTTTCCAAGAGATTTTCTGTATTTCCTTGTAATTAAATTACCACCAAAATGACTACATAAAAACTATCGACTTGTTCAAAAATTTGTCTTTTTATTCCAGTTGGAAAGTTAGTCCTGCTTTACAATGATTACATGCCTAACTTTAAACCCCATGCCTAGATGTATCACATTTGACATATGTTGTTGGAGAAAAGAACAATTCTTTGATGAACTCTTTGTGTATATCTAACTTACATAAACTTTGACAGAATTTACTAATACAACAATCTTATAGCTTCTAATAATCTAATTGCCAATCTTTTTAACATTATTTTACAAATTTATTTGTCAAGTAAGTATTTCAGAAGAACTCTAATTATTAATGATATATTGTCACCTTCACAAGTTTTAACTCTACTAGTTAGAATAacttatgtaatgtttttaattaatttatttttgtgtatataCGTAGTTAGGTTAGAATAACGAGTTTAAAATACTTTAAACAATAACAACATGTTTTTCCTTCTTGACAAAATATAgagtaattatcattatttatcaTTCCATAATTTCGGGCTTTTTCACTCCGGGCTTTGATGTCTAATTCAGGCCCGCTTCCAATGGACTAGCCCTTTGTTGGTGGTTATGCATTCTTCAAAACCAGACACGACGGATTTATCTTAATTACAtttgagaatttttattttttaatacacAAAAAAATGAGCACCGAAATTTATTCGCAACAAAATTGACGAGTAAAGTGACACTACTcattgtatatcatagtagCAAAACAAAGCATACtccatttcctttcttttttccaTCAAAAGCCATGTTAATGTTACATCAAAAAAAATGGCcctaataaataaagaaattacTAAACATCTAAACTTGCGCCTCAAAACTCTATTAACATACTATATAGATGTATAACTTAATGTTGCTTGaaataatctttaaaaaaaaaattgttgctTGAAATAAGACACATAATGGTCATCATCCCAAGCCAATATCGACGTATACCTAAATGATCTTTTAACTACTGTTCCCCGCTAAGCTTTGGGTCAGTTTGGTAGTACAAGACGTCTCCAGTGTCACTAACAAAATGGTCTTTCCTCAAGCTAGTGATTAGTTCCCCGAGTAGGTGGAGAGGTAGAGCCTGTGACTTTTTTGGCTCACGATAATATTTCCCTAATACCGGCTTAACAGCCTCCGTCTGCAATGGAGAAATCATAAGTATATTAGTTTGAGCATGCTGTTTACTTTCTAACTTTCTCAAAGCTCAATCAGTTTACTTCTTGCATTTTATTTGATGACACGGAGCATATGAAAAAGGAATAGTTTGATGATATATGGATTATGAGAAGATACTCACAGCCTCAATTAGGTGATAATGCGGGATCTGGGGAAAGAGATGATGAATGACATGAGTTCCGATGTCATGATGAATATTATTAAGCCAACCATAATCACGATCAATGGTGGTCAGTCCCCCCCTAAGATAACTCCATTCCTATAAAAACAGAACACAAATATTAGCCGGCCAATGTAACTTTCTTTCTTGTAATAAGTTGGCTTCAcactaaaaaggaaaaaaaaaaaaaaaagagagaaagaaaaggaaaaaaggaaCAATTATTAGCCCATATATTCCATTCATATCTCTGTTGCAATTGGAAAGTCATAAAAGTGCTATGTGAATCACTAAAAGCCTTATGTCACATGAGCTTAAATCACAAGAAAAAAGTATAAACCACCCTTCAATAACAGCATAAAAGAATACGTTCATACTTCGTAATGATGAGAATGAGAATATAGATAAATCTAAGATGCAAGTTTCATAAAAAAGAATGCCAAATTTTATGTGATGCAAAGAGTATAAATTTGAATAACTTAACTACAGTTGCAAAATAAGTTAACAAAGAGAAAAGTGAGCATATGAAATATACCTTTCCGCGATACCATGGAAGTTTATCTTCATGACCATGGTGATGCAAGTAAGTAACAAAGTCCAACCACATAACATTTATCTGAAATGAAACCAAAATCCGAAATGATTATTTAATTTCACCTCTTGTTTCTTCTTACCAGATTAGAAgtcataacaaaaaaaaagagagaaaaaaaagaagggaTATTGCAAATTACCCAATATGGAATGCCATAGAGTTTTAGCATTTGTATTGGACCAACAACAAAATTCAAACCAACAAGCAAAGCAAACATTGTTGTCCAGCAAATTGTTGAAGTGATCACGTCTTTCCTCTCTACTGGATTAAACAAGTCACTATTTGGATCAAAGTGTGAACCAGTCTTTCCGGGAGATCTATTCCACTGTAAAGAAAAACCATGGATTTTGTTAACTTGTCTATTCCACAAAAGCCATCAAATAGAAAATGGGTCTGTTAGGGCATTGTATCATGTCCTCTTGCTGTGTAAATATGTTGACATAGTATAATTAACTCGTTAAGATTTCACAAAAAGGACAAGGTGACGGTCTCAAAATTTAAGAGAGATTCATATTTTCATCATCCCATTAACTTCTCAAAAGTACAAAAAAGCGAACTTACTAGATAAAATGGATACGCAAGCAACGGAAAAGGGGCGGTGAAGCGCAGTATTCGTGTAATCCAATCCAAACTCCTGAATGTTTTCTCGGGTAACTGTAAGAAAATAAGACAGAAAACCAATAATAATGATCAATAATTTCCAAGACAACATATTCAACAAAAGAATGTTTCAACTGATAGTACGAACATACCGGATGCCAAGATTCGTCATTTTCAACATGCCCATGGTTTTGATGATGCGTTCTATGGCTGATTCTCCTGTCATATACATTAATGTTCAGTTGAAGAACTCTATATGGACGACATATTCATACAACATCTTTTGAtcacatataaatattataatgaaTGGTATCATCTGTCAATTCATAATCCAAATGGTATGAATGGCATTCACAATTTGGAGAATCCTACTTAAATAGCAACAAGATAGAGATTGTTGACCAGTCTACCTCATATCCAATTATCCAAATATGACTAAAAACATTGGACCAACTTAATATTGTATATTCCAACTTCCAAAGTGTATAACTTTCTAACCCAAAAACTGCTGGTAGATGCAAGTATGCTAAAGTTGTATTATACAAATTACCATGGAAAAGATTGATGCAAATCTATTTGTCAATAGTGATTCATGAGATAATTATGTGATTAATACAAGTGTTTTTTCAACCGTCTCTTAGAACTTTTACTTTTAGGTGTTCTAAATTGACACACCTTAAATATATACACCGTAGGGAAAAGCTTCAAGTAAATTTATGATGAAACTCAATTTCATGGTATCAAGTTTTTCATGATGCAATTTACTATTTACTTTTACTGTTTGAATAAATCTTCAGTTATTTTTGACCATTTCTCACACTTACGGCAAAAGTCGATAAGCAAACCAATGGCAGATCCACATTTTTTTGGATCAAAATCTAGAGCTAACAACTGAAATAGCATGATGTAAAATAGAGCAGAAGTGTTCCAACCCAAGTTACTTAAAAGCATACCATCCATGATAAGGTACAAGAATTGAAGAATGTAGAAGATGCCCAACCACACTATTCAGCTTAGGATCATTTGAGAAGCTCCCATGGCCACTACAAAGAAAAACAACATTATCAAGATTCAAAGAGCAAACAACTTAAGCAAGTTccatttgacttttaaagtcaacTGGTTTACGAAGTATTATGCTTACAGCAGAACTCATGGCATTCTTATCAATGATACTATCAATCAAAACTGGTAACATTAGCTACAGCCACAGGTAGTTCTTTTTAAATAATACACGGAAAAACTGCAACAATAGCGAACATAATTACTCTCCATTTTTAAATTTGCCTCAAACTAGTTTGACCTATTAAGGTCAAGTTACACCTTGACTAGTAGAAGTCAAAACTGATAACACAAATTTAGGATTGATGCTAAAAGGAATGTATAATTTAGATTACCAATTATAAAGTTCATAACAAAAGAACAGAGAGCCTAAACAATATGAACAATATCCAAATCTCAAACGAATGGCAATATATTTACTCTAACATTATTTACTATACCAGTAGTTCTTTTATCTAAAAAGATAACTGTTCATTATCAGCCAACTTAAATGGTCGTGACGCTATAGTTAAAAAGGGACACGaagataaaaatgataaaattaccAATCATGACCAAGAACAAAAAGGCCCCAAAACATGGTCCCTTGAGCAGCCCAATAAAGTGGCCAAACAAGCCAATTATTAAGATAAGCTGCACCGGCTGCTAAGCCAACAACAATGGCAACATCTCTAACAACATAACTCATTGACCTCATTGGATCTTTAGTCCAACAATGTTTTGGTATAGCAGCTCTAATATCAGCCAACTTAAATGGTGGTGGTGCCCCTGCATCAAATACATCATCCTTTTCTTCCACAATCTTTTCATCAAGACCATTTCTCTGTATGTCTAAATCTTGTTCATCTAATGATGGCATCTTGAATGGGGCACTAACTTTGACAGCCCATTTAGAAATAAGGCCATCTGGGGCTGTTTTTGATGAAAAGATTGGATCTTTATGGTTGAAAACAAGAATCTTGGATGGGTTTTTGATAAACCCTTTAGTGGGTATGGCTAAAGATTGGGAATAAGGTTTAAGGGCACAACCTGATAACACCAATCCTGCCATTGTGAGAGAACCTTAAGATAGACGGAAAGATAATGTTCTCTCTTCCCACTTAACCCTAGATACTTTACTATTTTAtgggtatatatatgtagatgtaTGCATAGATGTATCTGGGGTGCAACTAGATCCTATGGATACTTTTGTCTTGAGAATTGAGAAAGTACAACTTGATTGGTTGGTTGGTTTCTTTTGTGGTGTTTTGTTGAAAACTAGTAGTAAAATTCTTCAATTTTCCAATTAAAACACCtattattttttagtgtaaTTAAGTTAAATCTTTAaccatttaattaaaaaaaacattatgtcATTGATAggtttatttcaaaaatatatataaggaaaaaacCACGTTAGGTTACTTCTGTGCATTACGCAGTATCAATTATTGTGGTTAGATTTTGTTATAGATAATGTATAGCTATATATGTTAGTAAAAGTTTTGACATATGAATTACATATTTGCCTAAAGTCAATACCATAAACGTTTCTAAAAAATTATAGTAACAAATacattaaatttatatgtagtcaatatattagttaaaactACAAAGGATAAaagtacaataaaaaaatagttgaaTATAAGTTTTCCACATATTAGTAAAAACCACAAATGAGAAAAGTGCGATTGAAACAAAATAGTGATACATAATGGTAGACCCGCTTAAAAGTTATCATATTAGacacatattttatttaataaaaaaaaagcagaTTGGCATATAGCTACgcaataaaaaccaaaaagggTTGCAACGTGGTAAAAGACGAACGGTAATACGgggtgagaaaaaaaaacaaagcaaataaaaccattataaaaaatatggatAAGCCAAATCAATAATAGATATAGACTATATacgttttttaaaaaagtttaataaaaaaaatgcagaCTGGCAGGCAGCTGCGCAAGAAAAGCCGAAAAGGTAATACGGGGTGAGACAAGAAACAAAGGAAATAAAAGCACTATAAAAAATGAGGATAaaccaaatcaaaaataaagatatacaaaatcttaaaaactttaaataaaaacaatatgataAAGCCGTAAAAACGTTTGACGTATTAAATATAtacgtttttaaaaaatgaataagTAGCACAGCTACCTGCTAGCCTGTTTCACTGTTCATCTATTTGTACTGTTCATGATTCATTCCCTTTTAATAAaggtatataatatatgatatagaACGAATAGGAAAAGATGAACAGTGAATATTTATGGGAAACGACAATTTTGCCTCTCACGTGTGGAGCACATGGCTACACTAACAGATAAAAACTAACGGTCAGTTAGTTTTGAATCAAGGATGCAACTAGTGTGATACCACATGGACCACGAATACCATCTTGCACAAATTTAATTGTATGAAACTTGTAAATGGTGTGATAACACaggaccaaaaatgcatttCGTTCTATGATATATTTctataattcattttattaaaaaaaaaaaaaaacctttttcctTAATTGCTTATTTTCAATGGATTTTAAGGACGGCAGGCAAGATTGAACGGTTTAAACAAATAGAAGATGCATCATACTTTTTGGGGTTGTCAAATTGGAAACATGCTACATTATTATATGGGGTGATGGGGTATCATACTCTGTTTTTACCATTATTAATTAGTTcattcatataaatattttttctcCTAATTGCAAAAAGGTTCTGACTAAGAACATAATGGTCGACTTTATTTCAGTTATACATTTAAACTTTATTACCCATATACAGTTTTCAAAAAAGGTTGATGAACCTATAGTGTGGAAAGgcataaatatttatacaagttCTACAACATCAAATAAAATATGTGACACCAAACTAAAATCAAACTTCACtgctaaaaaaaaatactaaatcaTGAATTACACCCCCAATAAAAAGATGTTTAAAACGTTGCATATTAGCAAGAAGGCATTACTCATCATTTGAATAAGCAATTATGTGTTTGCATTGACTTTCCAATGTGATTTTCTTCTCCGCAAACTCAGTGGCTTCAGCATCATGATTTCTATCAAGCCAATTGATAGTCTCATCAATTGCAGTCTCAATTTTCCTCAGTGTTCCATGGCCGAGCTTCAAAGCAATTGATGGATTCTCGGTTTTGTCTTTGAGGTGGTAAACATAATTCTCCAAATTATTGTACGCTTCCACCTTCTTCCTGTGCTCTTGGTCTTCAGCTTTAAACTTCTCGGCGTCTTTCACCATCTTTTCAATCTCGTCCTTTGACAACTTTCCTGTATCGTTAATGATGTCAATCTTGTTCCTCCTTCAACTTGTTATTTCTTCAGCCAAGACGCTCAAGATACCATTGACATCAATCTCAAAGCAAACATTGATGCGAGGTACACGCCTTGGTGCCATTGGTATGCCTGACAGCTCAAACTCACCTAAGAAACAATTGTCCTTAGACCTTGCCCTTTCACCTTGATACACTTGGACCAAAACACAAGGTTGGTTGTCTGATGTCGTTGAAGCAACCTTCTCAACTTTCGTAGGTATGGGAGTGTTCCTCGGGATCAAAACACTCATAATTTCACCGGCGGTTTGAATACCAAGTGAGAGTGGAGTGACATCCAACAGCTGCAAATCCTTCACTGTTTGATCACCCTTTCCAGTTAACTTTGCCCCAAGAATGGCTGCACCGTACGCGATAGCCTCATCTGCGTTTATAGTCTTGCATAGGTCCACTCCGTTGAAGAAATCCTGCAGCAATTCTTGTACTTTAGGAATCCTAGTAGAGCCCCCCACAAGAACCACCTCATCCACACTATCTTTGTCCATGTTGGCATCACTCAAACACTTTTCAACAGTTGTTATGCACTTATTGAAATAACCCGCATTTATCTGTTCAAACTTTGCCCGAGTGATCAAGCTTGAAAAATCTACCCCTTCAGACAAGCAATCGATAACAATGGAAGTTTGAGTAGTAGAAGAGAGAATCCTCTTTGCTTTTTCACAAGCAACCCGCAATCTCCCTAGAGCCCTTGGGTTATCACTTATGTCCTTCCTATGTTTCCTCTTaaactcctcaacaaaatggttcACCATTGCATTATCAAAGTCCTCCCCACCCAAGCGACAGTCTCCAGCCGTGGCCTTAACTTCAAACATGTCATTGCCAATAGTTACAAGAGAAACGTCAAATGTGCCACCACCCAAATCAAAGATCAGAGCATTAATCGTTTGACGGTTCAAACCAGACTTGTTCTCTAAACCATACGCAATTGCAGCTGCTGTAGGCTCATTGATTATACGCAGCACATTCAATCCGGCAACTGAACCAGCATCCTTTGTTGCTTGACGCTGATGGTCATTGAAATGGGCAGGGACTGTTATTACGGCATCACGAACAGATGTGCCCAAAAAGGCCTCGGAGATGTCCTTCATCTTGGCAAGAACCATGGAAGAAATCTCTTCGGGTGAGAAACGCTTCTCTTCACCTTTGTAGGTAACCAAGACCGCTGGCTTATCGTTGAGTCCTCCCACAATGTTGAAAGGATAGAGTTTCTTGTCAGCCTGCACCATGTCATCATTGAATCTCCTCCCGATAAACCGTTTAGCATctgaaaaatacaaataaaaatactcTTTGATTAGAAACATACACATTATTCAAAGTTATTTGTTACCAAGTACGTACGTAGATCAAAGGAAAACGTAAGGTTGACAGATATGAATGGATGGACTGAGTGACTGACCGAAGACGGTATTGATGGGGTTGACAGTGATCTGATTCTTGGCAGCATCGCCAATAAAACGTTCGGTTTCAGTGAAGGCAACACAAGAGGGCGTGGTTCGGTTGCCTTGATCATTGGGTATGATTTCAACACGAGCATTCTTCCAAACAGCAACACACGAATATGTTGTCCCTAGATCAATCCCAATTGCCACCCTACTCGACATATTATCGATCTCGATCGGAACTACTAGCTACTCAGCAGCTAGCCTATGAGATACACTAGTAGTACATATATAATGCTTCAACCTGCACACACAAACCCCAATAAGATTGGAATGAATCCCGGACGGAAGTTGAACAACAACAActagtcatatatataataattactcAGTTGAGAAAACCGATCGAATACTAATTAAACATCTACTGTTATCTctcaatgaaaaaaatatatgtccAACTTATTCctgtttttaatttgtaagaCTTGAATTGTGTCAAACATAACAACAAACAACGCATGCCACCAAATCTCTACTTACGCTTAATTAATTTTGTTCATGACAAACAGAATTAAAAATTGctgatatttattattattcgtataaaaaagaaaac
It encodes:
- the LOC122608253 gene encoding trihelix transcription factor GT-3b, with the protein product MEPSSEVQHHHQMSVSVSVESITAAGGDRFPQWSVQETRDFLMIRAELDPTFMETKRNKVLWEVISTKMKERGYNRSGEQCKCKWKNLVTRYKGFETMESQEGLRQQFPFYNELQAIFTGRMQRMLWLEAESGGSSKKHHLSTSDDEEDEHDHESDVDKNNNKKKKNKMVTSSNKAGIMEDSSVNNLKEILEDFMKQQMQMETRWMKAYEAIQEERRIKEMEWRQTMEALQNERIMFDQSWREREEQRRIREESRSEKRDALITALLNKLNREAH
- the LOC122606927 gene encoding sn-2 acyl-lipid omega-3 desaturase (ferredoxin), chloroplastic-like; its protein translation is MAGLVLSGCALKPYSQSLAIPTKGFIKNPSKILVFNHKDPIFSSKTAPDGLISKWAVKVSAPFKMPSLDEQDLDIQRNGLDEKIVEEKDDVFDAGAPPPFKLADIRAAIPKHCWTKDPMRSMSYVVRDVAIVVGLAAGAAYLNNWLVWPLYWAAQGTMFWGLFVLGHDCGHGSFSNDPKLNSVVGHLLHSSILVPYHGWRISHRTHHQNHGHVENDESWHPLPEKTFRSLDWITRILRFTAPFPLLAYPFYLWNRSPGKTGSHFDPNSDLFNPVERKDVITSTICWTTMFALLVGLNFVVGPIQMLKLYGIPYWINVMWLDFVTYLHHHGHEDKLPWYRGKEWSYLRGGLTTIDRDYGWLNNIHHDIGTHVIHHLFPQIPHYHLIEATEAVKPVLGKYYREPKKSQALPLHLLGELITSLRKDHFVSDTGDVLYYQTDPKLSGEQ